The Bifidobacterium bifidum ATCC 29521 = JCM 1255 = DSM 20456 region GCGACCGGGCGCAGGCCGTCAAGGACGCCGATATCATCGTCGTCGCCATCGCCGCCCAGTTCGCGCGCGTGGCGCTCGCCGAGTTCAAGGACCTGATTCCCGATACCGCCGTCGTCGTCAGCCTGATGAAGGGCATCGAGCGGAACACCAAGAAGCGCATGGATGAAGTGGTCCGCGAGGCCCTCGACCTGCCGGCTGAGCGTTTCGCCGCGGTTTCCGGACCGAACCTGAGCAAGGAGATCGCCGACCGTCAGCCGGCCGCCACGGTCGTCGCCTGCGAGAATCTGGACAATGCGCGCAAGGTGGCGTCCGCCTGCACGACCAGTTACTTCAAGGCGTTCATCACTTCCGACGTGATCGGACTGGAGATGTGCGGGTCGTTGAAGAACGTCGTCGCGCTCGCAGTCGGCATGGCCCGTGGAGCCGGATACGGCGAGAACACCGCCGCGATGATCGAGACGCGTGGACTGGCGGAGCTGACCGCGCTTGGCAAGGCCGCAGGTGCCGATCCGAAGACGTTCGCCGGTCTCGCCGGCGTGGGCGATCTGACCGCCACCTGCGGCTCGCCCCTGAGCCGCAATTACACGTTCGGCGCGAATCTGGGCAAGGGCCTGAGCGTCGAGGAGGCCACGAAGGTGAGCAACGGCGTCGCCGAGGGCGTGCCGACCACCGACGCCGTGGTCGCGCTCGGCGACGAGCTCGACGTGCCGACTCCGCTCGCCTACGCGATGAGCCGCGTGCTGAACGAAGGCATATCCTGCCAGCAGATGCTCTCCGAACTACTCGGCACCGAGATCACCGAGGAGTAGGCTGCATTAACCACCCCCAGTCTCGCTGCGCTCGACAGCCCCCGTCAGCGGGGGCGTTAGCATATGCCCCGCAGCGAGACGGGGTGGTTCGCGCCATCGGCAAAGCTAATCTCACCGGTGCCCACCCTGCTGAGTTTGGCGGGTTTTGCAAGAGGCGAATTGTTACGGGGCGGTGCGCCATCGCACGTATTAGGCTATGACCCAGTATGTGCAAAACACGGCATGGGAGGAAAAACATGGCTGAAACGGCCAAGATTCGCGTTGTGGTGATGTATGGCGGCAAGGCCGACGAGCATTCGATTTCCTGTATTTCGACTGCCGGCGTGCTGCGCGCGCTTGACACCGACCGGTTCGAGCCGGTGCCGGTGGGCATCACCAAGCAGGGCCAGTGGATCGTGGACGGCGAGGACCCGCGCGGATGGGATATGGCCGACGGTCTGCCGGTCGTCGAGAAGACTCCCGGCTCGCGCGACGTCGTGCTGGACGTGGCGCTCGGGCAGGATGGCTTCTTCGCCCGCAACGACGACGGCACGCTGAGCTCGCTGGGGCACGTTGACGCGGTGCTGCCGGTTCTGCACGGCCCGTATGGCGAGGACGGCACGATTCAGGGTCTGCTGGAGATGATGGATGTGCCGTACGTCGGTTGCGGCGTGCTCGCGTCCGCCGCGTGCATGGACAAGCATTACACGAAGGTGCTGCTGGCCGCCGCCGGCATTCCGGTCGCTCCCGGCATCACCGTGGACGCGCGCGGCTTCGACGCGGCGTCGCGGTTCGCCGCTGATGCCGATGGTCTGCTCGCTCGGGTCGAGGAGGCCGGACTGGCGTACCCGCTGTTCGTCAAGCCGTCCCGCGCCGGATCGAGCTTCGGCGTGACCAAGGTGGAGCATGCCGGTGACGCCGCCGAGCTGGCCGCCGCCGTGTTTGAGGCGAGCCATCATGATTGGCGAATCCTGATCGAGCAGGGCATCGACGCGCGTGAGATCGAGTGCGCGGTGCTGTGCCCGAAGGCCGGCAGTGAGCCGCAGGCCAGCTGGCCGGGCGAGATCGTGCTCGACAAGCGCAACAGCGGCGACGACCAGTTCTACGACTTCGACAGCAAGTACATGGATTCGTCGGCGAGCCATGTGGAGGTGCCGGCGAATCTGCCTCAGGAGACTCTGCAGCAGGTGCGCGAGACCGCGGTCAAGGCGTTCAAGGCGGTGGATGGCGCCGGCCTGAGCCGCGTGGACACGTTCGTGACGCCGGACGGCGAGGTGATGGTCAATGAGATCAACACGATGCCCGGTTTCACGCCGATCTCCATGTATCCGAAGGCATGGGAGGCGACCGGCATCGGCTATACCGAGCTGATCACCAAGCTGATCGACGGCGTGCTGCGCTAGAAACCGACGGCACGGTTAGGAGAAACACTATGGGAAAACATGTTGGAGGCAAGCTGGTGCTTGCCGGAGCCGTAGCCGCGGGCGCCGCGGTCTGGGCCATCAAGCCGCGTTCGTTCAGCGACAAGCAGCGTCATTTCGCGCCGTCGGTTCCGGACGTATGGTATGCGCATCGTGGCCTGCATGACGCGGGATCGGGACTGACGCCGGAGTATGCGGCGCACAGCGGCGAGTATGTGGCGCTGGCGCGTCGCTGCGCATTGCGCGCGGGATACGGGACCGCTGACTTCAGCGGCTCGATCGCCCCGGAGAATTCGCTGGCTGCGTTCGCCGCCGCCTGTGAGGCCGGATTCGGCATCGAATTGGACGTGCAGCTCACCAAGGACGGCCGCGTGGTGGTCGTGCATGACGATAACCTGTTGCGCGTGGCCGGAGATCCGCGCAAGATCGCCGACCTGACGTATGAGGAGCTGTCGCGCATCCCGCTGTTCCCCGCGCCCGCGAAGCCGGGGGATGCCGAGGCGGCGCCCGTCGCCGACCCGGTGGCCGCCGCACAGTTCGCTCCGCAGGGCTACTACCAGCACGTGCCGCTGTTCGTCGACGTGCTGCGCGTGATCGCGGGACGTGTACCGGTGATCGTGGAGTACAAGTTCACCGACAACGCCGCGTGGGGCGAGCGGGCGGACGAGCTGATGGAGAAGGGCGACCAACTGCTGCAGGCGTATGACGGCCCGTATGTGATCGAGTCGTTCCATCCGGGCGCGGTCAACTGGTACAAGGAGCACCGTCCGGAGGTGTGCCGCGGCCAGTTGGCAGAGCCGGCGTCGCTCACCGGTACCGGGGTCAAGGAGTGGCTGGCCGGGCTGTTGGCGTTCGATTGGATCTCCCGTCCGGACTTCGTGGCGTTCGACTGGCATGGCGGCCCCTCTCCGCAGCTGCGGGCCGCACGCTGGATGGGCGCGATACCGGTGTCGTGGACGGTTCGCAGCGCGGACGAACTCGCCGAATGCGACCAGTATTTCGACCGCCACATCTTCGAGTCGTTCGTTCCGGATAGCAAATAGTCCTTTTATATATATAGTGCGTGCCCCCCCCCGTCGCGAAGCGACTGGGGGCATTAGCGTCCGTAAGTGCGCGCCGAAACGACAAGTGCGCAGGGTCGTCGTTCCGGCGCGAACATATGAACGCAAATCACCTTCGGTGAGCATCGCATCGGCCAGTTGGCTCTTCCAGCGCTCCAATAAGTAAGGTAAGTTAACAAATAGCGGAAGACTTCCGCGAGACAGTGTTGTCGCGACGGGAAAAATCGCTGTTCTTTGAGGGGATTTGCGCAGGTCTTTTCATGCATACCCATTGGTATATGGCGAAAATTTCTATTTTCCTTGGAAAATAATAATGTTAACAACACACGTTCTTGTACTTTGTTAAGAGTGTTATCATAGAAAACTGAGACGCGCGTGTCGGGCTTCCGTCATGCGTATCCGCTCAAGGTTAAGCCTTAGTGCTCCATGATGAAGGTAAGGAAATATGAGAAAACGAGTGGTTTCAGTGGCCCTTGCGGTTGCGCTCGCTGTCGCCCCACTGGGGGTGGTCAGCACAGCGTCCGCCGCGCCGCTTTCTGCAAGTGATTTGCAGACTCTCGCGCTCCGTTCAGCGGCTAGCTCCAATGACGCGAACGCCAACGATGTCGCCACCGTCGCGGACGATGCTGCCGTGAACGGCTGGACGATTGACCGCAACACCGCCAAAGGCGGCGAAATTCTTGCAGCCGGCACTGGCGATTATGCGGGATGGACTCATTTCAAGTCCACCTCCGCCAACGGCAATGCCACCAGCAGCAGTGGCTATCCGGCTGTCGCCATTAGCGGCAAGACGATTGACCTGACTCGGGCTGGAGAGTTCTCCATCAAGGTCAAGTCCCCGCAGGCTGGTTCCGCGAACCGTTTCGGCTTCTACCTCGGCTACAAGGATCCGGGCAACGCCCTGTTCCTGGGCTATGACAAGGGGGGCTGGTTCTGGCAGAAGTATGTCGGAGGCAATGGCGATTGGTACAACGGCACACGTGTCGCTGCCCCTGCCGCGAACGCTGAAATCACCGTCAACGTCTCCTGGACTGCCGCCAAGGTTGCCACGCTGACTATTGACGGACAGAAGGCGTTCGATGTGGATTACTCCTCGATGACCGCGCTGACCGACAAGCTCGCCATGAAGGCCGGCTCTTACTCCGGCACCAGCGAAGTCACTGATGTCTACTTCAAAAACTTCACCGTGGGTGAAGTCGCCAAGCACAACGTGACCGGCAAGGTCGTCGACGCCAGCGGCGCCGCCATCGCCGGCGCCGAAGTCGTCACCGGCAAGAACTCCGCCACCACCGCGGCGGACGGCACCTTCACCCTCACCGGCCTCGCCGCCGGCGACTACACGCTGACCGTGTCCGCCGAAGGCTACGATGACGCCACCAAGACCGTCACCGTCGCCGATGGCAATGCCTCAGTCGGC contains the following coding sequences:
- a CDS encoding glycerophosphodiester phosphodiesterase family protein is translated as MGKHVGGKLVLAGAVAAGAAVWAIKPRSFSDKQRHFAPSVPDVWYAHRGLHDAGSGLTPEYAAHSGEYVALARRCALRAGYGTADFSGSIAPENSLAAFAAACEAGFGIELDVQLTKDGRVVVVHDDNLLRVAGDPRKIADLTYEELSRIPLFPAPAKPGDAEAAPVADPVAAAQFAPQGYYQHVPLFVDVLRVIAGRVPVIVEYKFTDNAAWGERADELMEKGDQLLQAYDGPYVIESFHPGAVNWYKEHRPEVCRGQLAEPASLTGTGVKEWLAGLLAFDWISRPDFVAFDWHGGPSPQLRAARWMGAIPVSWTVRSADELAECDQYFDRHIFESFVPDSK
- a CDS encoding NAD(P)H-dependent glycerol-3-phosphate dehydrogenase, which codes for MKCTVLGAGAWGTTFGQVMADAGNDVTMWAIEPEIVEGIRDRHHNAVRLPSVAKLPDNMTATGDRAQAVKDADIIVVAIAAQFARVALAEFKDLIPDTAVVVSLMKGIERNTKKRMDEVVREALDLPAERFAAVSGPNLSKEIADRQPAATVVACENLDNARKVASACTTSYFKAFITSDVIGLEMCGSLKNVVALAVGMARGAGYGENTAAMIETRGLAELTALGKAAGADPKTFAGLAGVGDLTATCGSPLSRNYTFGANLGKGLSVEEATKVSNGVAEGVPTTDAVVALGDELDVPTPLAYAMSRVLNEGISCQQMLSELLGTEITEE
- a CDS encoding D-alanine--D-alanine ligase family protein, which codes for MAETAKIRVVVMYGGKADEHSISCISTAGVLRALDTDRFEPVPVGITKQGQWIVDGEDPRGWDMADGLPVVEKTPGSRDVVLDVALGQDGFFARNDDGTLSSLGHVDAVLPVLHGPYGEDGTIQGLLEMMDVPYVGCGVLASAACMDKHYTKVLLAAAGIPVAPGITVDARGFDAASRFAADADGLLARVEEAGLAYPLFVKPSRAGSSFGVTKVEHAGDAAELAAAVFEASHHDWRILIEQGIDAREIECAVLCPKAGSEPQASWPGEIVLDKRNSGDDQFYDFDSKYMDSSASHVEVPANLPQETLQQVRETAVKAFKAVDGAGLSRVDTFVTPDGEVMVNEINTMPGFTPISMYPKAWEATGIGYTELITKLIDGVLR